From Cronobacter turicensis z3032, the proteins below share one genomic window:
- the soxS gene encoding Regulatory protein soxS produces MSHQEIIHALTQWIDEHIDQPLNIDVVAKKSGYSKWYLQRMFRTVMHQTLGEYIRKRRLQLAAQELRTTRRPIFDIAMDYGYVSQQTFSRIFRRQFDRTPSDYRQSA; encoded by the coding sequence ATGTCACATCAGGAAATTATCCACGCACTGACGCAATGGATTGATGAGCATATTGACCAGCCACTGAATATTGATGTGGTGGCAAAGAAGTCGGGCTATTCGAAATGGTATTTACAGCGGATGTTCCGTACCGTCATGCATCAGACGCTGGGTGAGTATATTCGCAAGCGTCGCCTGCAACTGGCGGCGCAGGAGTTACGCACGACCCGACGGCCGATTTTTGATATTGCAATGGATTATGGCTATGTGTCGCAGCAGACGTTCTCGCGAATTTTCCGCCGTCAGTTCGACCGCACGCCGAGTGATTATCGTCAGAGCGCCTGA
- the yjcD gene encoding Putative permease yjcD, translated as MTFRGCLIMSTPSARNGGSLDAFFKISARGSNVRQEIVAGLTTFLAMVYSVIVVPGMLGKAGFSPAAVFVATCLVAGVGSIVMGLWANLPLAIGCAISLTAFTAFSLVLGQHISVPVALGAVFLMGVLFTVISATGIRSWILRNLPQGVAHGTGIGIGLFLLLIAANGVGLVIKNPLDGLPVALGHFASFPVIMSLIGLAVIIGLEKLKVPGGILLTIIGISIVGLIFDPTVKFTGLFAMPSLSDENGNSLIGSLDIMGALDPVVIPSVLALVMTAVFDATGTIRAVAGQANLLDKDGQIIDGGKALTTDSLSSVFSGLVGAAPAAVYIESAAGTAAGGKTGLTAITVGVLFLLILFLSPLSYLVPAYATAPALMYVGLLMLSNVAKIDFADFVDAMAGLITAVFIVLTCNIVTGIMIGFASLVIGRIVSGEFRKLNIGTVIIAIALVAFYAGGWAI; from the coding sequence ATCACTTTCAGGGGATGTCTCATTATGTCTACGCCTTCTGCGCGTAACGGCGGTTCACTCGACGCCTTTTTTAAAATTTCCGCGCGCGGCAGTAACGTGCGCCAGGAGATTGTTGCCGGTCTCACCACTTTTCTTGCGATGGTCTATTCCGTGATTGTCGTGCCGGGGATGCTTGGCAAAGCCGGTTTCTCGCCTGCCGCCGTGTTCGTCGCCACCTGTCTGGTGGCTGGCGTCGGTTCCATCGTGATGGGGCTGTGGGCGAATCTGCCGCTGGCTATCGGCTGCGCCATTTCGCTGACCGCCTTTACGGCGTTTAGCCTGGTGCTCGGACAGCACATCAGCGTACCCGTCGCGCTCGGCGCGGTCTTCCTGATGGGCGTGCTCTTTACCGTTATTTCTGCAACCGGCATTCGTAGCTGGATCCTGCGCAACCTGCCGCAGGGCGTGGCGCACGGCACCGGCATCGGCATCGGTCTGTTCCTGCTGCTGATTGCCGCCAACGGCGTAGGCCTGGTCATTAAAAACCCGCTCGACGGCCTGCCGGTGGCGCTCGGTCATTTCGCGAGCTTCCCGGTTATCATGTCGCTGATTGGGCTGGCGGTGATTATCGGTCTTGAGAAACTGAAAGTGCCGGGCGGCATTCTGCTGACCATTATTGGCATTTCAATTGTTGGCCTGATCTTCGACCCGACGGTGAAATTCACCGGCCTGTTCGCCATGCCGTCGCTGAGCGATGAAAACGGAAATTCGCTGATTGGCAGCCTCGACATCATGGGCGCGCTCGATCCCGTGGTTATTCCGAGCGTGCTGGCGCTGGTGATGACCGCCGTGTTCGACGCCACCGGCACCATTCGCGCGGTCGCAGGCCAGGCGAATCTGCTGGATAAAGACGGCCAGATCATCGACGGCGGCAAAGCGCTGACCACCGATTCCCTCTCCAGCGTCTTCTCAGGCCTGGTGGGCGCGGCGCCGGCTGCGGTTTATATCGAATCTGCCGCTGGCACCGCCGCGGGCGGTAAAACGGGCCTGACGGCGATTACCGTCGGCGTACTGTTCCTGCTTATCCTGTTCCTCTCGCCGCTCTCTTACCTGGTACCGGCGTACGCCACGGCGCCTGCGCTGATGTATGTCGGTCTGCTGATGCTGAGCAACGTGGCGAAAATCGATTTCGCCGATTTCGTTGACGCCATGGCGGGGCTTATCACCGCGGTGTTTATCGTGCTGACCTGCAACATCGTGACCGGCATCATGATCGGTTTTGCGTCGCTGGTGATTGGCCGCATCGTCTCGGGCGAGTTCCGCAAGCTTAATATCGGCACAGTGATTATCGCCATCGCGCTGGTCGCTTTCTACGCGGGCGGCTGGGCAATCTAA
- the acs gene encoding Acetyl-coenzyme A synthetase, whose product MSQIHKHPIPATIAERCLITPEQYDAKYQQSVHDPDAFWGEQGKILDWITPYQKVKNTSFAPGNVSIKWYEDGTLNLAANCLDRHLNERGDQTAIIWEGDDASQSKHISYRELHRDVCRFANTLTSLGIKKGDVVAIYMPMVPEAAVAMLACARIGAVHSVIFGGFSPEAVAGRIIDSNARLVITADEGVRAGRTIPLKKNVDDALKNPGVTSVEHVVVFKRTGGNTEWHEGRDLWWNELVEKASAHHQPVEMNAEDPLFILYTSGSTGKPKGVLHTTGGYLVYAATTFLYAFDYHPGDIYWCTADVGWVTGHSYLLYGPLACGATTLMFEGVPNWPSANRMAQVVDKHKVNILYTAPTAIRALMAEGDKAIDGTDRSSLRILGSVGEPINPEAWEWYWKKIGNEKCPVIDTWWQTETGGFMITPLPGATELKAGSATRPFFGVQPALVDNEGNPQQGATEGNLVITDSWPGQARTLFGDHERFEQTYFSTFKNMYFSGDGARRDEDGYYWITGRVDDVLNVSGHRLGTAEIESALVSHPKIAEAAVVGIPHSIKGQAIYAYVTLNHGEEPSAELYSEVRNWVRKEIGPLATPDVLHWTDSLPKTRSGKIMRRILRKIAAGDTSNLGDTSTLADPGVVEKLLEEKQSIAMPS is encoded by the coding sequence ATGAGCCAAATCCATAAACACCCTATTCCCGCGACTATCGCGGAACGCTGCCTGATTACGCCGGAACAATATGATGCGAAATATCAGCAGTCCGTGCATGACCCTGACGCGTTCTGGGGCGAGCAGGGCAAAATCCTTGACTGGATCACGCCCTACCAGAAGGTAAAAAACACCTCTTTCGCACCCGGCAATGTCTCGATTAAATGGTATGAAGACGGCACGCTGAACCTCGCGGCGAACTGCCTTGACCGACACCTCAACGAGCGCGGCGATCAGACCGCCATCATCTGGGAAGGCGACGACGCCTCCCAAAGCAAACACATTAGTTACCGCGAACTTCACCGCGACGTCTGCCGCTTCGCGAACACCCTGACCTCTCTCGGCATTAAGAAAGGCGACGTGGTCGCTATCTATATGCCGATGGTGCCGGAAGCCGCCGTCGCGATGCTTGCCTGCGCCCGTATCGGCGCGGTGCACTCGGTTATTTTCGGCGGCTTTTCGCCGGAGGCCGTCGCCGGGCGCATTATCGACTCCAACGCGCGTCTCGTTATCACCGCCGATGAAGGCGTGCGCGCCGGCCGTACGATTCCGCTTAAGAAAAACGTCGATGACGCGCTGAAAAACCCGGGCGTCACCAGCGTGGAACATGTGGTGGTGTTTAAACGCACCGGCGGGAATACCGAATGGCATGAAGGGCGCGATCTCTGGTGGAACGAGCTGGTTGAAAAAGCCAGCGCGCATCATCAACCGGTGGAGATGAACGCCGAAGATCCGCTGTTTATCCTCTATACCTCCGGCTCGACCGGTAAACCGAAAGGCGTGCTGCACACCACCGGCGGTTATCTGGTCTATGCGGCCACCACGTTCCTGTACGCCTTTGACTACCATCCGGGCGATATCTACTGGTGCACCGCGGATGTGGGCTGGGTGACCGGCCACAGCTATCTGCTGTACGGACCGCTCGCCTGCGGCGCCACCACGCTGATGTTTGAAGGCGTGCCGAACTGGCCCTCCGCCAACCGTATGGCGCAGGTGGTGGACAAGCACAAGGTCAATATTCTCTATACCGCGCCGACGGCCATTCGCGCGCTGATGGCGGAAGGCGACAAGGCTATCGACGGGACTGACCGTTCGTCGCTGCGCATTCTTGGTTCCGTCGGCGAGCCGATCAACCCGGAGGCGTGGGAGTGGTACTGGAAGAAAATCGGCAATGAAAAATGCCCGGTCATCGACACCTGGTGGCAGACCGAAACCGGCGGCTTCATGATTACGCCGCTGCCCGGCGCGACCGAGCTGAAAGCCGGCTCCGCCACGCGTCCGTTCTTCGGCGTGCAGCCTGCGCTGGTGGATAACGAAGGCAATCCGCAACAGGGCGCGACAGAGGGCAACCTGGTCATTACCGATTCCTGGCCGGGCCAGGCGCGCACGCTGTTTGGCGATCACGAACGTTTCGAGCAGACCTATTTCTCAACGTTTAAAAACATGTACTTCAGCGGCGACGGCGCGCGTCGTGACGAAGACGGTTACTACTGGATAACCGGGCGCGTGGACGACGTGCTGAACGTATCGGGGCACCGTCTCGGCACCGCTGAAATTGAGTCCGCGCTGGTCTCACATCCGAAAATCGCCGAAGCCGCGGTGGTGGGCATTCCACACAGCATTAAAGGCCAGGCGATCTATGCTTACGTGACGCTGAACCACGGCGAGGAGCCGTCGGCGGAACTCTACAGCGAAGTGCGCAACTGGGTACGTAAAGAGATTGGCCCACTGGCGACGCCGGATGTGCTGCACTGGACCGACTCGCTGCCGAAAACCCGCTCCGGCAAAATCATGCGTCGTATTTTGCGCAAAATCGCGGCGGGCGATACCAGCAACCTCGGCGATACCTCAACGCTTGCCGATCCGGGCGTGGTGGAAAAACTGCTCGAAGAGAAGCAGTCCATCGCGATGCCGTCGTAA
- the gltP gene encoding Proton glutamate symport protein, translating into MKNSKISLAWQILLALVLGILLGSFLHYQTDSREWLVTNLLSPAGDIFIHLIKMIVVPIVISTLVVGIAGVGDAKQLGRIGAKTILYFEVITTVAIILGITLANVFQPGSGIDMSQLAAVDISKYQHTTEEVQSHAHGLMGTILSLVPTNIFASMAKGEMLPIIFFSVLFGLGLSSLPATHREPLVTVFRSVSETMFKVTHMVMRYAPVGVFALISVTVANFGFASLWPLAKLVILVYVAILFFALIVLGAVARMCGLRVWTLIRILKDELILAYSTASSESVLPRIIEKMEAYGAPASITSFVVPTGYSFNLDGSTLYQSIAAIFIAQLYGIELSLGQEIILVLTLMVTSKGIAGVPGVSFVVLLATLGSVGIPLEGLAFIAGVDRILDMARTALNVVGNALAVLVIAKWEHKFDRKKAEAYEREMLGRFDSTANN; encoded by the coding sequence ATGAAAAACAGTAAAATCAGCCTGGCCTGGCAGATCCTGCTGGCCCTGGTGCTGGGTATTCTTCTGGGCAGTTTTCTCCATTATCAGACGGATAGCCGCGAATGGCTGGTGACCAATCTCCTTTCGCCCGCCGGCGACATTTTTATTCATTTGATTAAAATGATCGTGGTGCCGATTGTTATCTCCACGCTGGTGGTGGGCATTGCCGGTGTCGGCGACGCTAAACAGCTCGGGCGCATCGGCGCGAAGACCATCCTCTATTTTGAAGTGATCACGACCGTCGCCATTATCCTTGGCATTACGCTTGCGAACGTGTTCCAGCCAGGTAGCGGCATTGATATGTCACAGCTGGCCGCCGTGGATATTTCAAAATATCAGCACACGACCGAAGAGGTGCAGAGCCATGCACACGGCCTGATGGGGACTATCCTGTCGCTGGTGCCGACCAACATTTTCGCCTCGATGGCGAAAGGCGAGATGCTGCCGATTATCTTCTTCTCGGTGCTGTTTGGTCTGGGGCTCTCTTCGCTGCCCGCCACGCACCGTGAACCGCTGGTGACGGTCTTCCGCTCCGTTTCCGAAACCATGTTTAAAGTCACCCATATGGTGATGCGCTATGCACCAGTGGGGGTGTTTGCGCTGATCTCCGTAACGGTGGCGAACTTTGGTTTTGCGTCCCTGTGGCCGCTCGCCAAACTGGTGATCCTGGTTTACGTGGCTATTCTGTTCTTCGCGCTGATCGTACTGGGCGCGGTCGCGCGGATGTGTGGGTTGCGCGTCTGGACGCTGATCCGCATTCTTAAAGACGAGCTGATTCTGGCGTACTCCACGGCAAGCTCTGAGAGCGTGCTGCCGCGTATTATCGAGAAAATGGAAGCCTACGGGGCGCCTGCGTCTATCACGAGCTTCGTGGTGCCGACCGGCTACTCCTTCAACCTTGACGGCTCCACGCTCTATCAGAGTATCGCGGCTATCTTTATCGCCCAGCTCTACGGCATCGAACTGTCGCTGGGTCAGGAGATTATCCTGGTGCTGACGCTGATGGTGACCTCGAAAGGGATCGCGGGCGTGCCTGGCGTGTCGTTCGTGGTGCTGCTGGCGACACTGGGCAGCGTGGGTATTCCGCTGGAAGGTCTGGCGTTTATCGCGGGCGTTGACCGTATCCTCGACATGGCGCGCACCGCGCTGAACGTGGTCGGCAATGCGCTGGCGGTACTGGTTATCGCCAAGTGGGAACACAAGTTCGACCGCAAAAAAGCGGAGGCTTACGAGCGGGAAATGCTGGGTCGGTTCGACAGTACCGCCAACAATTAA
- the yjcH gene encoding Inner membrane protein yjcH has product MGEGIITTPTLLLETAMMNNDICQQIENSAPYRELIHKRQRFAFTLSIIMLIIYVGFILLIAFAPGWLGTPLSPGSSVTRGIPIGIGVILISFILTGVYVWRANTEFDRLNNAVLKEVQSS; this is encoded by the coding sequence ATGGGAGAGGGAATAATAACAACCCCTACCTTACTTCTGGAGACTGCGATGATGAATAACGATATTTGTCAGCAGATAGAGAACAGTGCGCCTTACAGGGAGTTAATTCATAAGCGGCAACGGTTTGCCTTCACCCTTTCCATCATCATGCTGATTATCTATGTCGGTTTTATCCTGCTTATCGCGTTTGCGCCGGGCTGGCTTGGCACGCCGCTTTCGCCGGGCAGCAGCGTGACGCGCGGCATCCCTATCGGCATCGGCGTGATCCTTATTTCGTTTATTCTCACAGGCGTCTATGTCTGGCGCGCCAATACGGAATTTGACCGGCTGAATAACGCCGTGCTGAAAGAGGTGCAGTCATCATGA
- the phnA gene encoding Protein phnA, whose protein sequence is MSLPACPQCGSEYTYLDNNLYVCPECAHEWREGETSAENDALVVKDANGNLLVDGDSVTIVKDLKVKGSSSMLKIGTKVKNIRLVEGDHNIDCKIDGFGPMKLKSEFVKKS, encoded by the coding sequence ATGTCACTACCAGCCTGCCCGCAATGCGGTTCTGAATATACTTATCTGGATAATAATCTTTACGTCTGCCCGGAGTGCGCCCACGAGTGGCGCGAAGGCGAAACCAGCGCAGAGAACGACGCGCTGGTGGTCAAGGATGCCAACGGCAACCTGTTGGTCGATGGCGACAGCGTCACAATTGTTAAGGATCTCAAGGTTAAAGGCAGTTCGTCGATGCTGAAGATTGGCACCAAAGTCAAAAACATCCGTCTGGTGGAAGGCGATCACAACATCGACTGTAAAATCGACGGCTTCGGTCCGATGAAGCTCAAATCTGAGTTCGTCAAAAAAAGCTGA
- the soxR gene encoding Redox-sensitive transcriptional activator soxR yields MEKKAPRIKSLLTPGEVAKRSGVAVSALHFYESKGLIKSTRNSGNQRRYRRDVLRQVAIIKIAQRIGIPLATIGEAIGVLPEGHNLSPKAWKQLSTQWREELDRRIKTLTALRDDLDGCIGCGCLSHRDCPLRNPEDRLGAQGSGARLLEDE; encoded by the coding sequence ATGGAAAAGAAAGCACCCAGAATCAAATCGCTGCTGACGCCAGGCGAAGTCGCGAAGCGCAGCGGCGTTGCGGTCTCCGCGCTGCACTTTTATGAAAGCAAAGGGCTGATTAAAAGCACCCGTAACAGCGGCAATCAACGTCGTTACCGGCGCGACGTGCTGCGTCAGGTGGCGATCATTAAAATCGCCCAGCGCATCGGCATTCCGCTGGCGACGATTGGCGAGGCTATCGGCGTGTTGCCGGAAGGACATAACCTGAGCCCGAAGGCCTGGAAGCAGCTCTCCACCCAGTGGCGTGAGGAGCTGGACAGGCGCATTAAAACGCTGACCGCGCTGCGCGACGATCTCGACGGCTGCATCGGCTGCGGCTGTCTGTCACACCGCGATTGTCCGCTACGCAACCCCGAGGACCGTCTGGGCGCGCAGGGCAGCGGGGCGCGTCTGCTGGAAGACGAATAA
- the yjdP gene encoding Uncharacterized protein yjdP translates to MKSHLRVLLCATLSLSSTHALADGLDAVFNDTINSVTQAINEAYHPDTDDRDASENRQYDDDSRTRYDERRRRLEERHRQLDERQRRLDEERRRLEEEEQRLDEDDER, encoded by the coding sequence ATGAAATCACATCTTCGCGTTTTGCTTTGCGCCACACTCTCTCTTTCCAGCACTCATGCGCTGGCGGACGGTCTGGATGCGGTCTTTAACGACACCATTAACTCAGTAACCCAGGCTATCAATGAGGCTTATCATCCGGATACGGATGACCGTGATGCGTCGGAAAACCGTCAGTATGACGATGACAGCCGTACGCGCTACGACGAGCGGCGCAGACGTCTTGAGGAACGCCACCGGCAGCTTGATGAGCGTCAGCGTCGTCTGGATGAAGAGCGCCGTCGCCTGGAAGAAGAAGAGCAACGGCTGGATGAAGATGATGAGCGCTAA
- the phnH gene encoding Protein phnH has translation MTLNTAFDSPVHDAQQCFRRLLKAMSEPGVIVSLQLLRHGWQPLGVATTSVLLTLVDNDTPVWLSPSLANDIVRSNLRFHTGTRIADTPDEAVFAIADENLNPLLPDRLAHGSVIAPEHSVTLVLQVNSLSGGRMLRLTGAGIAEERMIAPQLPECLIEQLSDRLHAGSLGIDLLLTCGDRLLAIPRTTHVEIADSGH, from the coding sequence ATGACGTTAAATACCGCCTTTGATTCACCGGTGCATGATGCACAGCAGTGCTTTCGCCGCCTGCTAAAGGCCATGAGCGAGCCCGGCGTGATTGTGTCCTTACAGTTGCTTCGCCACGGCTGGCAGCCGCTCGGCGTGGCCACCACCAGCGTGCTGCTTACGCTTGTCGATAACGATACCCCTGTCTGGCTTTCACCGTCACTGGCAAATGATATTGTGCGCTCTAACCTGCGCTTTCATACCGGCACGCGGATTGCCGATACGCCGGACGAGGCGGTTTTTGCTATTGCCGATGAAAACCTGAACCCGCTTTTGCCCGATCGCCTCGCCCACGGCAGCGTTATCGCGCCGGAACACAGCGTCACGCTGGTATTGCAGGTAAACAGCCTGAGCGGCGGACGTATGCTGCGCCTGACCGGCGCCGGTATCGCGGAAGAGCGCATGATCGCGCCGCAGTTGCCGGAGTGCCTGATTGAACAACTTTCCGATCGCCTGCATGCCGGCTCGCTCGGCATCGATCTGCTGCTGACCTGCGGCGATCGTCTGCTGGCTATTCCGCGCACCACGCATGTGGAAATCGCCGACAGCGGCCATTAG
- the actP gene encoding Cation/acetate symporter actP, with the protein MTGDVQRQPTNWQAIIMFLIFVALTLGITYWASKRTRSRSDYYTAGGNITGFQNGLAIAGDFMSAASFLGISALVYTSGYDGLIYSLGFLVGWPIILFLIAERLRNLGRYTFADVASYRLKQRPIRLLAACGSLVVVALYLIAQMVGAGKLIQLLFGLNYHIAVVLVGVLMVMYVLFGGMLATTWVQIIKAVLLLFGASFMAFMVMKHVGFSFNNLFSEAMAVHPKGSAIMSPGGLVKDPVSALSLGLGLMFGTAGLPHILMRFFTVSDAREARKSVFYATGFMGYFYILTFIIGFGAIMLVGANPAFKDATGALIGGNNMAAVHLADAVGGNLFLGFISAVAFATILAVVAGLTLAGASAVSHDLYANVFRKGATERDELRVSKITVLVLGVVAILLGILFEKQNIAFMVGLAFSIAASCNFPIILLSMYWSKLTTRGAMIGGWLGLLTAVVLMILGPTVWVQVLGHAAPVFPYEYPALFSIAVAFIGIWVFSATDNSPEGKLEREQFRAQFIRSQTGLGIEQGRAH; encoded by the coding sequence CTGACCGGCGATGTGCAGCGCCAGCCAACCAACTGGCAGGCCATCATTATGTTCCTCATCTTCGTGGCGCTGACGCTTGGCATCACGTACTGGGCCTCCAAACGCACCCGCTCGCGCAGCGATTACTACACCGCGGGCGGCAACATTACCGGCTTCCAGAACGGGCTTGCCATCGCGGGCGATTTTATGTCCGCCGCGTCCTTTCTCGGCATCTCCGCGCTGGTTTATACCTCCGGCTACGACGGGCTTATCTACTCGCTGGGCTTCCTGGTGGGCTGGCCGATTATCCTGTTCTTAATCGCCGAGCGGTTGCGCAATCTCGGGCGCTACACCTTCGCGGATGTCGCCTCGTATCGCCTGAAGCAGCGCCCCATTCGCCTGCTCGCCGCCTGCGGCTCGCTGGTGGTGGTGGCGCTTTATCTCATCGCGCAGATGGTTGGCGCGGGCAAGCTTATCCAGCTGTTGTTCGGCCTGAACTATCACATCGCGGTGGTGCTGGTGGGCGTCCTGATGGTGATGTATGTGCTCTTCGGCGGCATGCTGGCCACCACCTGGGTGCAGATAATCAAAGCCGTCCTGCTGCTGTTCGGCGCCAGCTTTATGGCCTTTATGGTGATGAAGCATGTGGGCTTTAGCTTCAACAACCTGTTCTCGGAAGCGATGGCGGTCCACCCGAAAGGCAGCGCCATCATGAGCCCCGGCGGTCTGGTGAAAGATCCGGTCTCTGCGCTGTCGCTCGGCCTCGGCCTGATGTTCGGCACCGCCGGTCTGCCGCATATTCTGATGCGTTTCTTTACCGTGAGCGACGCCCGCGAGGCGCGTAAAAGCGTCTTCTACGCCACCGGTTTTATGGGTTACTTCTACATCCTGACCTTTATCATCGGCTTTGGCGCCATCATGCTGGTGGGCGCGAACCCGGCGTTTAAAGATGCCACCGGCGCGCTGATTGGCGGCAACAACATGGCGGCAGTTCATCTGGCCGATGCCGTGGGCGGCAATTTGTTCTTAGGCTTTATCTCGGCGGTCGCCTTCGCCACGATTCTGGCGGTTGTCGCGGGCCTGACACTCGCGGGCGCGTCGGCGGTGTCGCACGATCTCTATGCCAACGTGTTCCGTAAAGGCGCGACCGAGCGCGATGAGTTGCGCGTTTCCAAAATCACCGTGCTGGTGCTGGGTGTGGTGGCTATCCTGCTCGGCATCCTGTTCGAGAAGCAGAATATCGCGTTCATGGTGGGCCTGGCGTTCTCGATTGCGGCGAGCTGTAACTTCCCGATCATTTTGCTCTCGATGTACTGGTCGAAGCTCACCACTCGCGGCGCAATGATTGGCGGCTGGCTCGGTCTGTTGACCGCCGTGGTGCTGATGATCCTCGGCCCGACCGTCTGGGTACAGGTACTTGGCCACGCCGCGCCGGTCTTCCCGTATGAATATCCGGCGCTGTTCTCCATCGCCGTGGCGTTTATCGGGATCTGGGTCTTCTCGGCAACCGACAACAGCCCGGAGGGCAAGCTGGAGCGCGAACAGTTCCGCGCGCAGTTTATCCGTTCACAAACCGGTCTGGGCATCGAACAGGGCCGCGCGCACTAA
- the yjcE gene encoding Uncharacterized Na(+)/H(+) exchanger yjcE — protein MSLTSQIIRSRSDRMEIFFTILIMTLMVSLSGVVTRMLPFQIPLPLMQIAIGALLAWPTFGLHVDFNPELFLVLFIPPLLFADGWKTPTREFLDHGREIIGLALALVVITVVGIGFLIYWMVPGIPLIPAFALAAVLSPTDAVALSGIVGEGRIPKKIMGILQGEALMNDASGLVSLKFAVAVAMGTMIFTVGGASLEFLKVAIGGLLAGIAVSWLYGRSLRLLSRWGGDEPATQIVLLFLLPFASYLIAEHIGFSGILAAVAAGMTITRSGVMRTAPLAMRLRANSVWSMLEFVFNGMVFLMLGLQLPGIMETSLAAAELDPNVETWMLFMDIVLIYVALIGVRFLWLWIMKRFSLRFLKKKPLSFGEYSTRELLVASFAGVRGAITLAGVLSIPLLLPDGSPFPARYELVFLAAGVILFSLFVGVILLPILLQQVETPDHGLAHKEERMARSATAEVAITAIQKMEERLAANTEENIDDQLLKEVSARVVGNLRRRADGRNDVENSELEENLERRFRLTALRAERAELYHLRATRQISNETLQKILHDMDLLEALLMERK, from the coding sequence GTGAGTCTTACATCACAGATAATAAGGAGCCGCTCAGACCGCATGGAAATCTTTTTTACCATCCTCATCATGACCCTCATGGTATCGCTCTCCGGGGTCGTCACCCGTATGCTGCCATTCCAGATCCCGCTGCCGCTGATGCAGATAGCCATCGGGGCGCTGCTCGCCTGGCCTACGTTCGGTCTGCACGTCGACTTTAATCCGGAGCTGTTCCTGGTCCTGTTTATTCCGCCGCTGCTGTTTGCCGACGGCTGGAAAACCCCGACCCGCGAATTCCTCGATCACGGTCGCGAAATTATCGGCCTCGCGCTGGCGCTGGTGGTGATAACCGTCGTGGGTATCGGTTTTCTTATCTACTGGATGGTGCCGGGCATTCCGCTGATCCCCGCTTTCGCGCTTGCGGCGGTGTTGTCGCCAACCGATGCGGTGGCGCTTTCCGGTATTGTCGGCGAAGGCCGCATCCCGAAAAAAATCATGGGGATTTTGCAGGGCGAGGCGCTGATGAATGACGCCTCCGGCCTGGTGTCGCTGAAATTCGCCGTGGCGGTTGCGATGGGGACGATGATCTTTACCGTAGGCGGCGCGTCGCTGGAATTTTTAAAAGTGGCGATTGGCGGCCTGCTCGCCGGTATCGCGGTGAGCTGGCTGTATGGCCGCTCGCTGCGCCTGCTGAGCCGTTGGGGCGGCGATGAACCCGCCACACAGATCGTGCTGTTGTTCCTGCTGCCGTTCGCCTCTTATCTGATTGCCGAACATATCGGCTTCTCCGGCATTCTGGCCGCAGTAGCCGCCGGGATGACCATTACCCGCTCCGGCGTAATGCGCACCGCGCCGCTGGCGATGCGCCTGCGCGCCAACAGCGTCTGGTCGATGCTGGAGTTTGTGTTTAACGGCATGGTCTTCCTGATGCTCGGTCTGCAACTGCCGGGCATTATGGAAACCTCGCTGGCCGCCGCCGAACTGGATCCGAACGTCGAAACCTGGATGCTGTTCATGGACATCGTCCTGATCTACGTGGCGCTGATTGGCGTGCGGTTCCTGTGGCTGTGGATCATGAAGCGCTTTAGCCTGCGTTTTCTGAAGAAAAAGCCGCTCAGCTTTGGCGAATACTCCACGCGCGAATTACTGGTTGCGTCATTCGCCGGGGTGCGCGGGGCCATCACGCTGGCGGGTGTGCTCTCCATTCCGCTGCTGCTGCCGGACGGTTCGCCCTTCCCGGCGCGCTATGAGCTGGTGTTCCTGGCCGCGGGCGTGATCCTCTTCTCGCTGTTTGTCGGCGTGATCCTGCTGCCGATTCTGCTGCAACAGGTTGAGACTCCGGATCACGGCCTGGCGCACAAAGAGGAACGCATGGCGCGCTCGGCGACGGCGGAAGTGGCGATTACCGCCATCCAGAAAATGGAAGAGCGTCTGGCCGCAAATACCGAAGAGAACATCGACGATCAGCTGCTGAAAGAGGTGTCCGCGCGCGTGGTGGGGAACCTGCGTCGCCGCGCCGATGGGCGTAACGATGTGGAAAACAGCGAGCTTGAAGAAAACCTTGAGCGCCGTTTCCGCCTGACCGCGCTGCGTGCGGAGCGCGCCGAGCTGTACCACCTGCGCGCCACGCGGCAGATCAGCAACGAGACGCTGCAAAAGATACTGCACGATATGGACCTGCTCGAAGCGCTGCTGATGGAGCGCAAATAA